AGCAGGGGAAAGGGGGCTTTTTCGTCCCCGGTCGACTTCCCAGAGCATATTCATGGCGATCTGCACCATTCCCAGCGAGAGGCGGATGCGTGCGATTGCGGGCATACCCATGGTACACTGTCCGTCCGCGTCGGCGATAAATATTACGGATATCCGTAATACTTTGGAGCACAGTGCCCGGTCCCCTGTACGGAAAAGCTTTGCAGGGCCGGGCCGTTCGGGGTGCCGGGACGTGTGCGCACTCTTTGGTCCTGCATGGAGCACAGGCCTATCTGGCGGCACTGCAGATCGACACCGAGGAAAGACGCGTGCGCTCTTCGCATGCTTCATCTCCCTGTTGAAATACCTCCTCTCCCGGAGGTTCATCCGGGGGGATCACATCTTCCCGACCGGCATCAGGTAGAGGGGGCGCTCGTCCTCCTCCATCATCAGCACTTTTCCGACGCCTTCGTCGTCGAAGGCCCCGATCGAGACCGTCCCTATCCCCAGGGAGACGGCCTGGAGGTAGATGTTCTGGGAGGCGTGGCCTGCCTCCATGTGCACGTACCTGATCCCCCTCTCCCCGTATTTTCCGGTCGTGCGCCCGTACACGCCGGAGATCGCGATGACCGCCGTCGCCTCCTCGATGGCCGACTGGTCGAGGGCGGCGCCGGCGAGGGCCGACCTCGCGTCGCCGTCGGCGAGGCGGTAGAGCAGGTGGCCGGACGGGACGTAGCGATAGACCCCCGCGGGGAGGTCGGCGACGTCGCCGGCCGCCACGGTGACCTCAAGCGGGTAGAGCGCCCCGGCCGACGGCGCCGTCCTGTAGCCGCGGACGTCTGTCACCCCCTGGGCCGCCCAGAGGAGTTGCCCGAGGTCGGCGAGGGTGATGGGGGCGGCGCCGTAGTCGCGGACAGACCGCCGCCCCGCGAGCGCCTCCTCGACCGAGATACTGCCCGCCGTCTGCGGCTGCGGGAGTTTCACCGTCTCGTTCTCACTCTCCCCGGCGACGCCCGTCTCCTGGCCCAGAAAGACCGCGGCCAGGCCGACCAGTACGACCGTCGCCGCCAGGAGGACGATGAGTGCCGTGTTCATCTTCACCTCTCCCCTCCACCACCGCACGATACTTATGGGTAGTGCCCGGGGGAATCAGATTTATTTTTTCAGGTCGACTCTCTCCTCATGCACAGGACCGCTTCTCTTCTGCTTATCTGCATCCTCCTCTCTGCCGGTTGCCTCTCGGCGCCCCCCCAGCAGGAGGAGAATGTCCGTCTGATCACGCCGCCGGAGGGTTTCTCCCTCTTCGACGGCCAGGGCACCTACGTCGGGATCATCGGCAACGAGACCCCCGATATCCCGGCGAACTACAGCATGGGGATTGTCACCATCCCGCCCGGCAACGCGACGCCCCTGCACAGGCTGATCGGGAGCACCGAGTTCGTCTCTCTGATCGGCGGCGCGGCCGAGATCAGGTGCGACAACCATACCGTAACCGCCCGCGAAGGCGAGACCGTCCTCCTGCCCGCGGGAGTGCTCCAGTCGATCGCCTCTGTCGGGACGACCGACCTCCGGTATGTCGACGCGGTCCAGCCTCCCTTCACCGCAGCGATCGAGATCTCGGGAGACGACCTGGCCGCCCTCAATATGGCGACAGACGGCGTGCCTGTCGTCATCCCCGACCCGAGGGCCGGGATGGCGTGGGACATGGGCTCGGACATGATGATCTATACCCTCGCCAATCCGGTGCTGATGAAGGAGATGGCCCTCCCCATCGACTACAGCGTCGCCTATGTCGAACTCCTCCCCGGCGGGTCGATCGGCTACAACCGTCTCAAAGGGTCGTCAGAGGTGATCCTCGTCATCAGCGGCGAAGTCGAGGTCTTCACGCCGGAAGGAAACGCCATACGGGTGCCTGCCGGCAGTGCCGCGTACGTCCAGCCCGACCGGATGAAGGGCTACCGGAATGTCGCGGCCGCGAACGCCACGATGCTGAGCTTCGTCG
This window of the Methanofollis ethanolicus genome carries:
- a CDS encoding SagB/ThcOx family dehydrogenase; the protein is MNTALIVLLAATVVLVGLAAVFLGQETGVAGESENETVKLPQPQTAGSISVEEALAGRRSVRDYGAAPITLADLGQLLWAAQGVTDVRGYRTAPSAGALYPLEVTVAAGDVADLPAGVYRYVPSGHLLYRLADGDARSALAGAALDQSAIEEATAVIAISGVYGRTTGKYGERGIRYVHMEAGHASQNIYLQAVSLGIGTVSIGAFDDEGVGKVLMMEEDERPLYLMPVGKM
- a CDS encoding cupin domain-containing protein, with protein sequence MHRTASLLLICILLSAGCLSAPPQQEENVRLITPPEGFSLFDGQGTYVGIIGNETPDIPANYSMGIVTIPPGNATPLHRLIGSTEFVSLIGGAAEIRCDNHTVTAREGETVLLPAGVLQSIASVGTTDLRYVDAVQPPFTAAIEISGDDLAALNMATDGVPVVIPDPRAGMAWDMGSDMMIYTLANPVLMKEMALPIDYSVAYVELLPGGSIGYNRLKGSSEVILVISGEVEVFTPEGNAIRVPAGSAAYVQPDRMKGYRNVAAANATMLSFVDPAWTLEKTEMLE